One Cervus canadensis isolate Bull #8, Minnesota chromosome 13, ASM1932006v1, whole genome shotgun sequence DNA segment encodes these proteins:
- the FH gene encoding fumarate hydratase, mitochondrial: MDRALRLLARSRLLSRNPGSAPSPGLGPGGPAVLLLRPPNSARMASQDSFRIEYDTFGELKVPNDKYYGAQTVRSTMNFKIGGMTERMPIPVIKAFGILKRAAAEVNQDYGLDPKIANAIMKAADEVAEGKLNDHFPLVVWQTGSGTQTNMNVNEVISNRAIEILGGELGSKKPVHPNDHVNKSQSSNDTFPTAMHIAAAIEVHEVLLPGLQKLHDALEAKSKEFDQIIKIGRTHTQDAVPLTLGQEFSGYVQQVKYATTRIKAAMPRIYELAAGGTAVGTGLNTRIGFAEKVAAKVAALTGLPFVTAPNKFEALAAHDALVELSGAMNTTACSLMKIANDIRFLGSGPRSGLGELILPENEPGSSIMPGKVNPTQCEAMTMVAAQVMGNHVAVTVGGSNGHFELNVFKPMMIKNVLHSARLLGDASVSFTENCVVGIQANTERISKLMNESLMLVTALNPHIGYDKAAKIAKTAHKNGSTLKATAIELGYLTAEQFDEWVKPKDMLGPK, translated from the exons gCAAGCCAAGATTCTTTTCGGATAGAATATGATACCTTTGGTGAACTCAAGGTCCCAAATGATAAGTATTATGGTGCCCAGACTGTGAGATCTACAATGAACTTTAAGATTGGAGGCATGACAGAACGCATGCCA ATCCCAGTTATTAAAGCATTTGGCATCTTGAAGCGAGCAGCTGCTGAAGTAAACCAGGATTATGGTCTTGATCCAAAGATTGCTAATGCAATAATGAAGGCAGCAGATGAG GTAGCTGAAGGTAAATTAAATGATCATTTTCCACTCGTGGTATGGCAGACTGGATCAGGAACCCAGACAAATATGAATGTAAATGAAGTCATTAGCAATCGAGCAATTGAAATTCTGGGAGGTGAACTTGGAAGCAAGAAACCTGTACATCCCAACGATCACGTTAATAAAAGCCAG AGCTCAAATGATACTTTTCCCACAGCAATGCACATTGCTGCTGCAATAGAAGTTCATGAAGTGCTGCTCCCAGGACTACAGAAGCTGCATGATGCTCTCGAAGCAAAATCCAAAGAGTTTGACCAGATCATCAAAATTGGGCGTACTCATACGCAGGATGCTGTTCCACTTACTCTTGGGCAG gaaTTTAGCGGTTATGTTCAACAAGTGAAATATGCAACAACAAGAATAAAAGCTGCCATGCCAAGAATTTATGAGCTCGCTGCTGGGGGCACTGCTGTTGGCACTGGTTTAAATACTAGAattggctttgcagaaaaggtTGCTGCAAAAGTGGCTGCACTCACAG gcTTACCTTTTGTCACAGCTCCAAATAAGTTTGAAGCTCTGGCTGCTCATGATGCTTTGGTTGAACTCAGTGGAGCCATGAATACTACTGCTTGCAGTCTGATGAAGATCGCAAATGATATTCGTTTTCTGGGTTCTGGTCCTCGCTCGGGACTGGGAGAACTGATTTTGCCTGaaaatgaaccaggaagcagTATCATGCCAG GAAAGGTGAACCCCACCCAGTGTGAAGCAATGACCATGGTTGCAGCCCAAGTCATGGGGAATCATGTCGCTGTTACTGTTGGAGGAAGCAATGGACATTTTGAGTTGAATGTTTTCAAGCCAATGATG atTAAAAATGTGTTACACTCAGCCCGACTGCTGGGAGATGCATCAGTTTCCTTCACAGAAAACTGCGTGGTGGGAATCCAGGCCAACACAGAAAGGATTAGCAAGCTGATGAATGAGTCTCTAATGTTGGTGACAGCTCTTAATCCTCACATAG ggTATGACAAAGCCGCCAAGATTGCTAAGACTGCACACAAAAATGGATCAACCTTAAAGGCAACTGCTATTGAACTTGGCTATCTTACTGCAGAGCAGTTTGATGAGTGGGTAAAACCAAAGGACATGCTGGGTCCAAagtga